A portion of the Salminus brasiliensis chromosome 9, fSalBra1.hap2, whole genome shotgun sequence genome contains these proteins:
- the plxdc2a gene encoding plexin domain-containing protein 2: MAAATALSFVVGVFTVIQLEISAEGAELSRSVSYAVFEGVPDVVRAAMDPNLHKEQGEQGAKQPSSLRQAGHSLVQEQGQYQEHGKLDSERLHEIVTNDGHENSSQIERDMDHIYYVSKIYGPAEAAGRDLWINIEQMDKGKVHGELSNTHRQALRVNLSFEFPYYGHLLREITITTGGFLYTGGILHKMLTATQYIAPLMANFDPSISPNSTIVYFDNGTALIVQWNRVYLQDASHLGSFTFQAALHSDGRITFAYKEIPSDISEISSVNHPVKVGLSDAFVVLHKIQQIPDVRRKTIYEYHRVELLKSKINNCTAVEMLPLPTCLQFSSCDSCVTAHIGFNCSWCSRLQRCSSGFDRNRQDWVDSGCLDETKNQSCSQTATMTQHLSVTITPAINKAVNAATTLRTSKSKASAKPTRTSTTTRASRTVLSTDPPPTSTPTEDDTNMALHLTDDGASATDNLEKQNEERLQTGLLVGILVTMLLMVTAVLVTIYMYHHPTSSASLFFIERRPRHWPAMKFRRGSGHPAYGEVEAMGRDKEGFIVMEPKDGFIISDRRESSFTTDQRDGFIVPDQRERFLVMEHC; encoded by the exons ATGGCGGCCGCTACTGCACTCAGCTTTGTGGTCGGTGTGTTCACAGTGATTCAGCTGGAGATCTCCGCTGAGGGAGCTGAGCTGAGCAGAAGCG TCTCCTATGCAGTCTTTGAGGGGGTGCCTGATGTAGTGAGAGCAGCCATGGACCCGAATCTCCACAAGGAGCAAGGAGAGCAAGGGGCAAAGCAGCCGTCCTCCCTCAGACAGGCAGGCCATTCGCTGGTCCAGGAGCAAGGTCAATACCAGGAGCACGGCAAGCTGGACTCTGAACGCCTTCATGAGATAGTGACCAATGACGGACATGAAAACAGCTCTCAGATCGAG CGTGACATGGACCATATCTATTACGTCTCTAAAATCTACGGGCCCGCAGAAGCTGCAGGCCGGGACTTGTGGATAAACATTGAGCAGATGGACAAAGGAAAGGTTCATGGAGAACTTTCCAACACCCACAGACAAGCTTTG AGAGTGAACTTGTCCTTTGAGTTTCCCTACTATGGACATTTACTGAGAGAGATCACGATCACTACTGGTG GTTTCCTCTACACGGGAGGCATCCTCCACAAGATGCTGACAGCCACTCAGTACATCGCTCCACTCATGGCCAACTTTGACCCAAGCATCTCTCCAAACTCCACCATAGTTTACTTTGACAATG GCACAGCTCTTATTGTTCAGTGGAATCGTGTTTACCTCCAAGACGCCTCACACCTGGGTAGTTTCACCTTTCAGGCCGCTCTGCATAGTGATGGCAGGATCACCTTTGCCTACAAAGAG ATTCCCAGTGACATCAGTGAGATCAGTTCAGTGAATCACCCTGTAAAAGTCGGCCTCTCTGATGCATTTGTGGTGCTTCATAAGATTCAGCAGATTCCCG ATGTCCGAAGGAAAACAATATACGAATACCATCGAGTTGAACTTCTAAAATCCAAGATTAACAACTGCACTGCTGTTGAGATGCTGCCTCTGCCAA CCTGCCTCCAGTTCTCCAGCTGTGACAGTTGCGTTACAGCTCACATTGGCTTCAACTGTAGCTGGTGCAGCCGCCTCCAAAG ATGTTCCAGTGGTTTTGACCGAAATCGCCAGGACTGGGTTGACAGCGGATGTCTGGATGAG ACGAAGAACCAGAGCTGCAGTCAGACTGCAACTATGACCCAGCACCTCAGTGTAACCATTACACCGGCAATCAATAAAGCAGTGAATGCAGCAACGACACTGAGGACATCGAAGTCTAAAGCCTCCGCAAAGCCTACCAGAACCTCCACAACAACCCGAGCTAGCAGGACCGTCTTATCCACAGACCCTCCACCCACCAGCACCCCTACTGAGG ATGACACAAACATGGCACTGCATTTGACTGACGATGGCG CCTCTGCAACAGACAACCttgagaagcagaatgaagagaggCTGCAGACAGGTCTGCTTGTTGGCATTTTGGTCACTATGCTTCTCATGGTGACTGCGGTGCTGGTCACAATCTACATGTACCACCACCCAACCTCCAGCGCCAGCTTGTTCTTCATAGAG AGACGGCCAAGACACTGGCCTGCAATGAAGTTTCGTCGAGGCTCGGGCCATCCAGCCTACGGTGAAGTGGAGGCTATGGGACGTGACAAGGAAGGCTTCATTGTAATGGAGCCTAAAGATGGTTTCATTATTTCAGACCGGCGAGAAAGCTCGTTCACCACTGACCAAAGAGATGGCTTCATTGTGCCTGACCAGAGGGAACGCTTTCTTGTCATGGAGCATTGCTGA
- the myripa gene encoding uncharacterized protein myripa — protein sequence MMGRKLDLSTLTEEEAEHVLQVVQRDMRLRKTEEERLSDLKQELDEEDSRCVLLCRQQGFNQRCCIRCCSPFTFLLKPRRRCLDCNYNICKRCCSYSSTDKGWLCSACEKTRLLKTQSLEWFYSNVRRRFKRFGSAKVLKTLYRRHIAEQGNFAELTEESTYDESLGNDDSMYESDSTFYKHGEEHSMAETISVALRVAEEAIDEAIAKAERQTDNQEKQNEACYLRDNRGELIEELTTTIVQKIIRRKKDQSEMQPECNVDWPPDQKSDVNSHSSPTNRPRSAMASQSSPKAPLWRSRSALSLLTDEKRHQHDKAEQKPMLCKDCTQGLKKDGVSAPTLPSWKSVDRMDNSILQSPDGNWIALQSTQLSRPSLLTKRKSLVYSVLEKESGVVSAYDGMGSDTEADADGTWGAALLEIRQKMSSINVPNDLQSNSPQPTLKSPTQTAACQPQTDSGPETLAPKFHKSPFPFLKRKVPLEYKRSSSQRLSVMDINFNPEGTESSEDGLEDSRIKRTRRRRRAKREDAEEKDYTPLSSAEPDYSRILLDVLVKHRSKREGASDFLSDQTMDTTTSDIQSSEVGSLDSVVPELEHNHVLMGSTENQLTSTLRELTNQVSETQFSSTEDELDRPDEIVGEGNDNVENETDDGRGEALWDMEVDMRKEESEEMEEGKKHLAVETNGAEMGQHVGKSQNCPEAVKEDDVFGPAVEDEKIGSEMENSESLTTHMIDHLHDEIQETTDEESESEIERTAENPQHQCFDSKSLVEGEPTPLQECKVDKTNNTDSEGQIKTSEDTAGCRGDRSNTETVEKAEEDGLEGNHDYSEPEQVKKRNGTEEETNLEPQRQSISETEKQREVGGERSEETENQEDGEQMKETESTTKNGEGSVNDARSEIIDETEQDSCDNQDITECASEESEVEYERMTGSAIKTLENMEKDTEALDSKMRISRSDDTEKSKDCEENETEIKYEEMSADEDIEVEQDSERMSRTEQPQERFVEEDCKCDLVEKTKEHNCVGETEECNCKDHIFKEDQNSALYGQEVFLTPEEIYKKYTAASLCSITTEVLKVLNATEDLIQGAIGDGLSGPQDLPVLPLAQSKRLDEQLSRLEENVYVAASAVFGLEVELDDLEECARSISAATSEGELSHLEEQVATVAAHVQQSELQVTDIAARIAALKNAGLNVAPQTRFAKPQTIDSSRQYRRRLPAPPMQDKKA from the exons tgaCTTGAAGCAGGAGCTGGATGAGGAGGACAGCCGGTGTGTTTTGCTCTGTCGTCAGCAGGGCTTCAACCAGCGCTGCTGCATTCGCTGCTGCTCGCCCTTCACCTTCCTGCTCAAGCCGCGTCGCCGCTGCCTGGACTGCAACTACAACATCTGCAAGCGCTGCTGCTCCTACTCCAGCACCGACAAAGGCTGGCTCTGCTCAGCCTGCGAGAAGACCAG ACTACTGAAGACCCAGTCTCTGGAGTGGTTCTACAGTAATGTGAGGAGACGCTTTAAGAGGTTCGGCAGTGCTAAAGTACTGAAGACGCTCTACAGGAGGCACATTGCAGAACAGGGCAACTTTGCTGAGCTTACAG AAGAAAGTACTTATGATGAAAGTTTGGGCAATGATGACAGCATGTATGAGAGTGATTCTACATTCTACAAGCACGGTGAAG AGCACAGCATGGCAGAAACCATCAGTGTGGCACTACGTGTGGCAGAAGAGGCCATAGATGAAGCCATCGCCAAAGCtgagagacaaacagacaacCAA gagaagcagaatgaagcttGTTACCTGCGGGACAACAGAGGAGAACTAATAGAAGAGCTAACCACCACAATTGTGCAGAAA ATTATCCGCAGGAAGAAAGATCAGTCTGAGATGCAGCCGGAGTGTAATGTAGACTGGCCTCCTGATCAGAAGAGTGATGTGAACTCCCATTCTTCTCCCACTAATCGACCCCGGAGTGCCATGGCCTCCCAGTCCAGCCCCAAGGCCCCCCTTTGG AGGTCCCGATcagccctctctctcctcacagaTGAAAAACGGCACCAACATGACAAAGCCGAACAGAAACCAATGCTTTGTAAAGACTGTACACAGGGTCTGAAGAAGGATGGAGTCTCTGCCCCAACCCTTCCTAGCTGGAAAAGTGTGGATCGAATGGACAACTCCA TCTTGCAGAGTCCAGACGGTAATTGGATTGCCCTGCAGAGCACCCAGCTGTCTCGGCCCAGCCTGCTGACGAAGCGCAAGAGCCTGGTGTATAGCGTCTTGGAGAAGGAATCTGGTGTGGTCTCTGCATATGACGGTATGGGCTCTGACACTGAAGCAGACGCTGATGGAACCTGGGGTGCAGCGCTGTTGGAGATTCGCCAAAAAATGTCCTCCATCAACGTGCCGAATGACCTCCAGTCCAACAGCCCACAGCCAACCCTGAAGTCACCCACACAGACTGCTGCTTGCCAACCCCAGACTGACTCCGGCCCGGAGACCCTAGCACCAAAATTCCACAAATCTCCATTTCCTTTCCTGAAAAGGAAGGTACCTCTGGAGTACAAGCGTTCGTCTTCTCAACGCCTCAGTGTTATGGATATCAACTTTAACCCTGAGGGCACAGAAAGCAGCGAAGATGGCTTAGAAGACAGCAGGATCAAAAGAACACGACGGAGGAGAAGAGCCAAAAGAGAGGATGCAGAAGAGAAAGATTACACACCTCTGTCTTCAGCTGAACCA GACTACAGCAGGATTCTACTGGATGTTCTGGTGAAACACCGGAGCAAAAGAGAAGGTGCCTCCGACTTCCTGAGTGACCAGACTATGGACACTACAACCTCAGATATTCAAAGCTCAGAAGTTGGGAGTCTGGATTCTGTTGTGCCTGAGCTGGAACATAATCATGTCCTAATGGGTTCAACTGAAAACCAGCTTACATCCACACTCAGAGAACTGACCAATCAAGTCAGTGAAACACAGTTCTCCTCCACAGAAGATGAGCTTGATAGACCGGATGAGATTGTAGGAGAGGGAAATGACAATGTAGAGAATGAGACAGATGATGGAAGAGGAGAAGCCTTATGGGATATGGAAGTGGACATGAGGAAGGAAGAATCAGAAGAAATGGAAGAGGGCAAGAAACATTTAGCGGTAGAGACCAATGGAGCAGAGATGGGACAGCATGTAGGGAAAAGTCAAAACTGCCCAGAAGCAGTGAAAGAAGATGATGTTTTTGGGCCAGCTGTAGAAGACGAAAAGATAGGTAGCGAGATGGAGAATTCAGAAAGCTTGACTACACATATGATTGATCATCTACATGATGAGATACAAGAGACAACAGACGaagaaagtgaaagtgaaataGAGAGAACTGCTGAAAATCCACAGCATCAGTGCTTTGATTCTAAAAGCCTTGTGGAAGGAGAGCCTACTCCACTTCAAGAGTGCAAAGTAGATAAAACAAATAACACTGACTCTGAGGGACAAATTAAAACCTCTGAGGACACAGCAGGTTGTAGAGGTGACCGAAGCAATACCGAGACGGTTGAAAAAGCTGAGGAAGACGGATTAGAAGGCAATCATGACTATTCTGAGCCAGAGCAAGTGAAAAAGCGCAATGGTACTGAGGAGGAGACAAACCTCGAGCCACAGAGGCAAAGTATTTCTGAAacagagaaacaaagagaggtTGGTGGAGAGAGAAGTGAGGAAACTGAGAATCAAGAGGATGGAGAGCAAATGAAAGAGACTGAAAGTACAACCAAGAATGGGGAAGGTAGTGTAAATGATGCAAGGAGTGAAATAATAGATGAAACAGAGCAAGACAGTTGTGATAATCAGGATATAACTGAATGTGCGAGTGAGGAATCGGAGGTGGAATATGAAAGAATGACTGGCAGTGCAATCAAGACTTTGGAAAACATGGAAAAGGACACTGAAGCTCTAGACAGCAAGATGAGAATCAGCAGATCAGATGACACTGAAAAGAGTAAAGACTGTGAGGAAAATGAAACAGAAATAAAGTATGAAGAGATGTCTGCAGATGAAGATATTGAGGTGGAACAAGACAGCGAGAGAATGAGTAGGACTGAACAACCACAGGAGAGGTTTGTGGAAGAAGACTGCAAATGTGACCTGGTtgagaaaacaaaagaacataATTGTGTGGGAGAAACGGAAGAGTGCAATTGTAAGGACCACATTTTCAAAGAAGATCAAAACAGCGCCCTCTATGGTCAAGAAGTGTTTCTCACACCAGAAGAAATCTACAAA AAGTATACAGCTGCATCGCTCTGCAGCATCACCACTGAGGTGCTGAAGGTTCTGAACGCCACTGAAGACCTTATTCAGGGTGCTATAGGTGACGGACTGTCAGGACCCCAGGACCTGCCTGTACTCCCTCTTGCCCAGAGCAAGAGACTGGACGAGCAGCTCAGCAGACTAGAGGAGAAT GTTTATGTGGCTGCAAGTGCCGTGTTCGGGCTGGAGGTTGAGTTGGATGACCTGGAGGAGTGTGCACGCAGCATCAGTGCAGCCACCTCAGAGGGAGAACTTTCTCACCTGGAGGAGCAGGTGGCCACAGTTGCTGCCCATGTGCAGCAGTCTGAACTTCAG gtGACTGACATTGCAGCAAGAATCGCCGCTCTAAAAAACGCAGGCCTTAATGTAGCTCCACAGACACGTTTTGCAAag CCACAAACCATAGACTCATCTCGGCAGTACCGGCGCCGACTACCAGCACCTCCAATGCAAG aTAAAAAGGCCTAG